From the genome of Daphnia pulex isolate KAP4 chromosome 12, ASM2113471v1:
TACGTATAATGGACCTTGCCCCACCTGTAAGCTCTTGCTGATCCCGTCGACGGATAGGCCGGAATGCAGGTTTTGAAAGCTGTTAGATACGTATACATATCGGACGACTTACTTCCTCATCCGTCACAACGCATTTCAtcagatcctttttttctgcgtgATCGCGCACTACTATTTGGAAAATCCAACTAAGCGGTGGAAACAGGCGACCCATATGCCAAAAGGCGGAGTACACAGGAGACGTCCAGCGAAGAGCTCGAAGACTGCCATTGGTCGACGGCGAATTTTTTCTGCCAGTTGTGAATAGAATAGAAGGAGGCGTCAAcgaaatcatattttttttttaaggaaaagagaaaaatgggatGTGCCGGAATTCTCGGATTGACGAGCTGAACACCAGGCAGCTTAGAAGGTGTGCTATGTAAAAGTTTATAAGTATACTATCTGAATTGTATGTATACTGCAGTACGTAGTGGTGAGGGTCAGTAGGTCAGTGAGGCCAAGCAGAAGGTATATAAGTCACCTAAGAAACGGCGTACGACACGGTCGAACTCCCAGTCGCCGGCCGAATTCGGAGCCAGCGGGACTATTGAAACCTTCTGCTcaacttttttcgttttggctATAGCATCCCCCACAAAACCGTGCTGTTGTTTCAGTTTCAATTTATTGAGAAACTTTcaaatgatgaagatgaaagtGAAGTTcgaaaaatgtgtttggttGATGGttttcatcgtcatcgtcactACCGCCGCCGATCCACCAAAAGGTCCGGATCGCGGGAGCGGCCTTAAGATCAATGCAACCGGAAATTCTCCACTGACAGACGAAGGTATTAGTATCTCGACTTCGACTGGTGCACCGACGACAACAAAACCCAACAAATTAAGACGTGACTCTGGACTTTTGACTGACAACGACGTTGACGGTCTACCGGCCATTGTAGAAGGCCCGCCGCAAATCGAATCGGTACTCtattgaactttatttttattcattggCACAgcatttgttcattttctttttaaatcttaatctcACTAAAGAAATCATTCTGGTGCTTCATAAATTTCACTTGACTAGATAAAGActattgacatttttttttatgaaagcACAACCAAACAAGAAATGTTTATTCTGACGAATTGTTGAAAATGGTTTCGTGGCGGAACTTATTATTCCTTAAATATTCacagaattaaaattttccgATATTTCTCGTGTACAGAGGCAAGGAAGACTGGCACCGTCCGGATCTGTTCAGACCCACCGATCAAATGTGGCCTACACCAGCAGCGGCGGAGTCAGGTCGCCGCAGGGTCCGACCCGTGGCAGTCCCCGTCCGCCGGCTCCTCCTCCACCCGATGAAGGACCTCTACCACCAGCTCCGCCTCTTGACGTCACCGGTGAGTCTTCATTTGTCATTCCAGTTTTTCCGCTCGAAAAAGCAGCATCCGCACCATCagattgttttacaaaaaatattcgtGTCAGCTTCAAATCGTTTGGAtacgaaaatgttttgtttaaatctattgaaatgttcaaattaaaaaaaaaaaaatcccgccTTTGATTCAAGATAACCCAAGGAGTGACGATATTCTGTTACAATTCATTCagtaaatttcttattttaaagttACGAGGCCTACAGTTACCGTATCGTTATCATCAAGGCTCAAGGCCATCCTTTTTAATTCATTGCCCATGTCCTTGTGCGAGTAGATAACCTATATCCATCTCCGGAGTAGAATGGACGAATTGTTTTGCTCTCCTCTCTGATCTTCGAATTTCGAAATAAATCGAACCTTTTATGGCCAACAGAAATTCGTTGTTTGAAAATGGCATCACGAGAACGCTTTTCGGCCGTTCTTTCCATGCCGGAGGGTTTAGTCGGTTCCAATCCAATCTTCGAAGACAAACCGGCAATTGATCCGATCACGTCGCGAATTTGTCAGATCCAGCCAGCTTCGCGACCCGGCACCTTTCAACTGGAAGTCACCAATTTAGACGCTTGCGGAGTCAAATCTTGCAACCAAAACGGAGAGGTATAATAATGCGCTacttttgttgctgctgttttAAAAGAGACAAGATCATGTCTCAACGTCGTCTTCATTTTTGTTCCGACAGCCATGGCTCTGCGTGACACTTCGCTTCCCAGTTCTGGCCGGACTCAAACTACCCGAAGATGAAATCGTCGAGATTCGGTGCAAACAACAGGACCGAACGGTGGCTGAGAAGAAAGACATTGACTTTGATGGAGAGTACGTATAccctttcattaaaaaaaaaaatacaaagcaaacaaattgtttttcttttttctaaaaaaaatgtggcggcattcttttctctgtgtCAACTATGACACATTTCTtgacgtccttttttttatttaactggaattttttttctttgttatttccAAGTCATTTATTTGGTAAGGAatcatcaattaaaatttttgacagtTTGGATTGATGCATACAAATTATTATGCAGGACggtcaacaatttttttcaagtttaaaagCGAATTTAATAATGCGATTTGATGTAATGAAACGATAGTACGCGCCTTTCTTATTAGAAGtcgaatttgtatttttcgtcGTGTACCGCTTCAACTTTTGGACctgcattttaaatttttcattgttgtcttttttcatctGCGATGAATGGTGATGAGATGCAAATCCATCTGTGACCGTAGATGGATAGATGAACTCCTTTTACagatttctttattgtttctttcttttcccccctactattttcgtttgttttgcttttttttcccacttgcCGTCGTTACGTGTGAATCAGCAGATTTAGTCCAAGAATCGAAGAAAAATCACCCGTGACTTTTACCGGTGGGAAACAAGAATTCCTCTGCGAAATCGGACTGTTTCGACGATTGCCCGGTACGTCGTTATTCTCCCAGAGGATCGGCCCTGGCTCAGCCGTCGAACTTGGCGAGGAGGTCCAGTTGCGCAGCATCGTCCGTTCTAATGACGGTAgaagttttatttcttgaatcGGATTTTATCGGAGATTGAAATTGTCGTTTGTTTGAAACAGGATGGTTCTATTCCAAATTAACGGACGTCGTTGTACGTcgtttgaagaaacaaacttCGGCTAGCAACGAAGGATCAGCCATCCTGGTACTACAGGATGGCTGCCGTAATCCGGCTTACAGAGTAAGATTTCTTCGTCGtttttcaatagatttgaTATTATTCTCTTTTCCGTTAAATTatgttggattttttaaatttattttaatagacCATAGCGACACAACATCCGCAAAGAGACGTGCGCTCGTCGTTGCTCAACAATTTCAACTTTCGCGTTTTCCTCTTCCAGGACATGGATGATGGTGACAGCATTGTCATTTCAGCCCGAGTCTTTGCTTGCATCGAAGCCATCGATTGCGCACctgtaaatttcattttttcccatttttttcaaaaaaattaataaaagttttaattcGATTTCATTCATACAAATTAGACGCTGTGCGGAGACGATCGTGGCCAAGGGTTTGGTCGTCGGAAAAGAAGCAGTAGCAGTTGGAACGAGACTCGTGTCTCTGATTCCGAACAGACTGACGGCTCAGGTAAAACTCGTGAAATTCTCATCGAGCAGCTTGTCTTCCCGAATGGGACGGTCGCGTCCGCATCATCTCGACATCTGAAGGGCTGGGAAACCGATCTCGCACTGCGAGTGGCAATGCCCGGAGGTAATCATCTGTCTTATCTGTCACGGGAAAAGCAATTCATCATTATttatcaattatttatttatcgatAGATTATTATAATGGAGCACGTGCCGTTCCTCTGCATTCGCTAGAAAGCCACTGTTTCCTTTACTTAATGATGACAGTAGGCCTGGGCACAGCCCTGGGTGTGACGACTCTGCTGGTCAGTATTTATTGCATGTGCACCTGCAAGCGCCGTCGAAACAAATCAGTCGCCTCCTCCGAAACACCTTCACGGGCGGTCCAGTCTCCCGCCGATACGGCCGCCGCCTCCACCGCGCTCGAAACTCTGATGATGGAAGCCTGTTACCCGGAGCTGCAGGTGCTGGACGCCCTGTCGCGGACCGTCCgtcagaagaaacaaaacgttCACGACGAAATCATCAAACTTTACGGggcagccgccgccgctgccgagGAATCGAAAAAGTCCAACGCCAATGTCTACTCGTCGGAGCCTCGCCCCAGTCTTAAGCAGGTGAAACGTCATCGACAACAAGCGCAGGAGAAGACTAATAACCAAAATGTGACCACAGTGGTCGTGGGCCCAAAAGAACCGCATGGGAGAGGGCATAACGACGCTCTTTACTGGGAGATTGGACAACATCAGCACAGTCATCAAATTCTTCCGCCCACTCCCGTCTGAAGCTCAATCCATGATGTATTACTTATACCTGCATACGCGCAAAAAAGTGTTAGCATCTCCAATGCATTccaatattttcatttcatttttttagtggGTAAGACAGGGGGATTTGGGAAAGGCATCAAACTGATTAACTGATTGATTGTTAACTCTGGGCTATGTATACATAACACGCAATCAGAAGCATCTATTCCGCCCTTTTTCACCTATGCAGGAAAAATTTAGAACAGAAATACGTCTTGACAAAATGCATTTTCAATTGCAAGCTTTTTTTCCGTCTTATTTGATGACCGCGTGACCTCAGCGTTTGTAATGTGTTCCCATAACGTAATTAATAAGATTCTCTCGGTTGTCTTACACAcgcatttttttctatttattgcATGTTCACCTCCCACTCGCCATGATTCTGTTCAACGATCCGCAAATgaataagagaaatgaaatacatttttaatatttatgaaAACTGTATTGGATAATAATTGCTCGTTGAAAAAGAGGGGACTGTTATTGtggaatataaaaagaaggaatgaaaaaaaaaacaaaaaaaaaacatgagaaTAACGTCAGTGTATCGTGCCTATGTGTGCGATGCGATTGTCGTACTGTGATGAGAAAAatattgggggggggggggcgatatatttgttaaaaatcCTAAGGCATTATAAGGTAATCATAATATGTATTATAATGGATCCGGGGTGGTGAAAACGGAAGCCACGTGGGGTCCTCGAGTGCTGGAATTCATGTCGAGATTAAAGGCTCGGGTTAACGTTCCTGGTCCGCTTTTCTGGCCGTAAACGCTACGGAACGTCTAATAAATATCACAACAGTTTCCAGTTACAAATGTGTTATGAATAAATTTTACGGGCCCATAAATCACGGCAATAAGTTATTACTAACCACATCGCTAACTGATCCGCTGTGCCGGATCCCGTAAACGGGTTCCGTGTTGGTGATTTTCCTGCTATCAGAACATTTCGTCCAGCTGGACTGTTTCGTCCGGTAAAAGACGTAAAAGGCGACCAACGTCGCAGCCTGCAGTATTACCGCCACAACAGAAACGGCCACCAAAGTCGATTTTGAACTGCACTCCAGCGAATCGTCGTCATTGGACGGATCTTGGTTAAAAGACGGCGAGCGCCAACTGGGTCGTCTCCGGTTAGACGCATCGTAATCGTATCCTTCTCTATTTGTGGAGGCTAAAGCTGACGGGAGAATGGCAATGCGGTCTGCTTCCGGTGCTACGATCAACTGTAACTGGAGTGGGACTTCAACTGGAACGTTTTGTCCGGTTTTTGTGGGTTTGTTCATCGGTTCCGTTGTCATCTCTTGAGTAGTTGaggaaggaatttttatttcattgtccTCTGGAGGAATTAAGGTAACCTCAGCGGCGTTTGTTGTAGGAGCGGGACCTTCCGTGCTTCCGGCTGGCGTTTCTGAAGTTGTgtttctttcaactttttcagtCATCAAAGTCTCAAACGGCGATGAAATGTCCGTAACTTGTTGGCTTGTTACTTCCAGTTGCGATGGAGTTGTCATTTCCGGTTCACTGGTCGACGTGGTGGTATTGGCTTCTCTTCGTCGGCGTCCGTACGATTCAAATCCATCGGTGCAACGAACCTTTGATTAAGAGAAACCAATTTAGATTTTCGTTTCGAATGTCTTGCTTAGATTGTTAAAAGTGCCCTACTGGTTCGCAACGCTCCTGGCAGAAACCAACGGTAGCGACAAAATTCACCGTTGCCGTTGAAGGGAAACGGAAAGCTTTGAATTCGGCAAAGAGGCTCTTGGTTGTAAGATCCAGTTCTAATGGTGGGAAAACGTTGCCGTCTTTCGGACACCTAGTAATTCACGTTATAAACATTCTAATATGGGTAAACGATGAAAATGATCAATTTCGAAAAGTACCCTGTGGCATCAATGAGTGTCATCACTTCACCATTGTCCGTTCGGGCTTCGACGTTGCGGGCCGTAATGCCAAAAGGTGAACTGGGATCGATTTCGATCCGAAGTGTTAGTAATTCTCCGAGACCGACGACTCGACTTTCTTGCCCGTTGCGTGTCAGTATCCGCATTCTTAGAGATGGAGTAGGTGCCGTGTTGGTCACTACGCTATGTCCCAGTTGCCTTAACGGCGATCTAGGTAGAGATTGGTAAAATAGTTTGAGTTTCCCTTATCGTgtacgaaaaaacaaacaaaaagaaaaaaaaaatggataaacaaataaacacaATCCGAAACTTACGTCACATCAATGCTACCGAGACCGGCTGGACCCACATTTTCGGATCCGTCACGACGATTGCCTGTCGAGCTGTAAGTGATGGTTTGCTCGCTGGCCTCGAATGCGCATTCGACCCGCACGCTGCTGTCGGTGTCTTGCATAATCAACGGACTGTGCTGTACCACGATGTGATTGACATAACGTCCCCGTGACTAAAACCAAATTACAtttacacaaaagaaaactgtcagataacaagcaaaaaaacaaataataataaaaaaataaatcatatcAAAGTTGATTACTTGTTGGACAGTTCCGCATTGTCCGGCCAAAGGGACCCTCAGAAccatttgttgttggccgTTACCCATCTCGAAACACGACTTTAGAGATagaaatgtatttaattttttttcttcaattctttgTACTTTATTTGTTACCTGGTAGTTACCGTTGACATAGACGCGGCCATTGAAGGGGTAACCGAATGCAAGGGTGACAAGCATGTCCGTTTTCGTACATTCTACTCGCACTTTATATAAATCGGAATAAATTAGTGCtctaaaaaatcatttaatttacagtaagtaaataaacaaaaacagaattaCTGTTATTGCAGGATGAGCGTTCGCTATAGGTGAAATCTCTGTCCGGAATCAAGACGTTGGCGACGTTGACGCCGCTAAAAGAGACGCTGTCATCCGCGCTGAGCAAACAAACAGGCGAACGCCTTTGTTCTGACACACTGACAGATTTGCAATGAAAGTCTCGTTCCGCATCGCACATCCGACGACATTCGGCTAATGCAAGTGTCGGACTTTGCTGGTTTTCAATAGCGATGACGCGATCATACCAGGGTAACATGCGACCAGTCTGATCCGAGTATTCGCAGTGTGGCGGAtcttgaaaattaattttcaaaaaattattgaattgcAATGCCTCATCAATCACGTATAAGTTATTTCACCTCCAGCGCATTGATTTTCCATATAGATCACATCGGGCGCAGTTGCTCGGAAGCTTCGCATTTGTGTCCGTCGATTCTCTGAACTCATCCGGCAGAGTTTTTCCCGGGGCAGATACTCAGCCGACCGGCACTGCGAGTTAGGCATGCGCATACAGGCTGCTTGACATTCCTCTTTTGACACGATGCTCCGTGCAACGTGATTGTCAAAACCGTCTAGTTCGTAGCCGTGAACGCGGACAAATGTCCAAGCCTTGCCACATCCGGTATCTGCCAATGATTAATTGCATCTAAGCTCCTTCGGGTCACGCTTGCTGTACACGAGAATTTCGAATTTACCTGGTAGACAGGTTTTTTCATAGTAGACGGAATTGGGTGTGAAGGAAAGGGCGGCCGAGTCGGCGGAAGCGGAACGATCGAGGATGTAGCAACGAATTCTCGGTGTTCCACTGGTCCCGTTTCGACTCAAGTCGGGGGAGAATCGATCAGCCATTACGACAACAGATAAACAACGTTCCCGCAGTCGGTCGCATTCCCGTAGACATTCCAATGTCGGACTGCCGTCACCACTCGAGCGAATTTCTTGTCTGATTGAACCAAAATTCTTTAGAAAATCGTGTTACATATCATtccattgaaaacatttttttctcaccttCGCACGCCAACAAAGTCGACATTAACTATCTTGTCGTAAGTCACGGAACCTTTGCATCGCGCTATGTTGCCATCAAACGAATTGGATGTGGGATTGCTATCAGCTGTTAAATaggaaaatgtgaaataaaaattttaaatcacaaTAAAATGCACAACAAAATATTAGATGTAAATTTTAACAATACTCGATAAGAACGGCCGATTTGGAACGGAAACAGTGTTATACTGAAAGCCCGAATCGTAGACGCTGGAATCGACTGGACGTCTCACGCCTATGGGTGGCAATCTGAGTACCGGATTGAAGTGTTGTGGTGTGATGCCAGAAGCACCGTTATAGGCATTATTGATCCTGTTGCCAACTTGAGTGCGCGATAAAGCGGCCAGACTGACCCAACCACCCGGATCACCTCCTGGAGGTATAACGCCGGTCGTACCGGGAAGAATTCGGTTGCCCCGGTTATTGCCGCCTAATCCCAGGTGAGCTGTTTCTAACTGCACAGGGATTTCATTGTTGATAACCGTCGAACATTCTTTTTCAGACGACTGAGATCCTCgttgaatctgaaaaaaaaatgaatcatgaaaatgaattacaaCACGGAaaccttttgaaaaacaaaaacaaaaaaaaaaaaaaaaaaaaaaaaaacagacaattcCACACCTCGTAAGCGGGCGAGGCCGAACTACTCATTGAGCATTGCATCAGTCCGAGGACAACGTAGACGGAGAAAGATCGACAACGGAAGTGACGTTCCGAATCACAGGCCGTTTGACAGCTAGCCGCTGTCTGACTCGTACCGGAAACCATTCGATCCGCGTATAAAAGATATCGGTCTGGCTGCAGCGGTGCATAGCGACATAGACGCGAATCTAACACGACATGCGTACGAGAAACATGCGTGTTCATTGAgtgaattatttaattaattaaaataaaaaagcatcATTATCTACCTGAGGGAGAGCattgattttcaatgtaatcGTAAATTGGATTCGATTGGAAAGCCCTTGGCTTGGTGTAGCGATCATCCGGACTAAGGTAACATTCTTTACGATTGGTATCGTATGATGCAGAACTGTGCAAAAGTTATggtattaaaaatttgaacattttttcgttttaatttttatttagccgTTAGTCCGTTATACCGACAGACGAAGCGTCGTTCGTCTAGACATCGTTCCGTGCAGCGGAGTCTGGAGATACCGCGGATGATCTCTTGTTCGACACCGCGCATAAAGTATCCCGGTGTCCGTTCGGTACTCCACACACTTTCGCATCCAACCGCTAATTCAAGGAAGCAAAATCTAAGTAAATGATTAATTCCATAACTGCATTATAAAAAGTGTCTACCTTGCAGGCAGAGAGATTCGAAATAACCGAAACCGGAATTTGGTCGTAGAAGGAAATTGTCAGAGCCATTGCTACGGGACAATGGCAACTGGACGAACGAGTCAGATGAATCCGACCCGTCGGCTGATTCAATGCCCACGCACGTTTGCTTGATCGAATTGTAATTTATGCCTGAGCAGAGTTCATCGATGTTACACTTGTCAAGGCAGTCAATCAACACGCCCGTTCGTTCAATGGCGGCGGGGGTTGCCGGTCTCAGACTCATGAACCGCGACGTGACAGCCTCATATCCAGTGACCTTTTGATAATGCGGTCGACCAGAACGACATTTTGAAACTAAAACAGATAACAATGAGCGAATGAAATGGCAATAAATAATTGACAAAGAGTTTTACTCGGGGAAATTCGAATGGGTGGATTGTTTTTAGCAGGCAATCGGTCAATGGAATCGCCACCAAACGAACCAAATGATGGGAATCTATTGTTGCCACTATTTACGTCAGCAGCGGCAGCCGAAGGAAACCTAACGATGCCCGTATTGACCGGTGTGTCGGCTGGCATGAAATCGGGCATCACGCCGATATCGCTTAGCCCTCCAAATCCACCTTCTCCAGCGAAGAATGAAGCTGAAGAATCATTGCGTTTATTTATCTCATCGATCGTAGCTCTCTTGCTACAACTACGCTCCGTGTAATTTGTTCCAGGTCGGCTCAACAAAGCTGACGGCCCACCTGAAACTATATAACAGAGAACCACGGTTAATTTTAGATTCAATTACTAAAATAGTATTGAGCAATACGTACTTCTATCGTCGCTACTGATGAAGCATTGACTGCCTGACGCGTAAAAAGAATAAGCTCGACAGGCGAACGCTCGGTTGTTGGAACATTGGTGTTGGCATTGTTGATCATCCGAGATGTTGGCCACCAGCGAATCCAGGTAGCGAGGATACATATCTACGACGGTCTGGTAAGAACACATCGTATTTCCTATCGAAATGACTCAATCGTTTTACTAAATGATTTCTAGACAACTAGACCTTCGTTGAAATCACCTAGGCTGACACATTGGTTTTCCAGGTATTCGACTTGACTAGGTGCGTCAACAAAGGCTTCCGGTCGAAGTCGTTTGTCACTTGAACTTAACCGGCATTCAAGGGTCATGGTATCATAGCGAGCAGAACGACAAACGGATCGGGATTCACGTAGGCAGAGCTCTTCGCAGTCGCGTCGGGTAGCTACTAACGGAATGACGCGCTCTTCCATTCCACGCAACTCTTTACCCGGATAGCGCTCAAACGCCCACGCACGGTCTCGACAGGGACCGACATTACCTCGAAGGCAAATCTTTTCAAAGTAGGACATTCCCTCGCGTATGGTCAACTCCTGGGCCCTGCCTTGACTGTTCCGGTCCAATTTAAAGCAACGGCCCTACGGAACATGAATAAATACCAAGTTTACAtgacaaaaattgaaaaatggctGAAAACGAGAAATCAAACCTGAGCATAGTCGACACTATAAGCTGGACAATCACCGCCCATCTCTAAACAGGTCCGACCACACTCAACTGTGATGCCGCCTCCAGCTGGGTCACCCGTACGAGAACTGGTATCCAGAAATTTCCCTCGATTTATCATATCCTGGCGCGCTGAACGTAGGAAATGGCCTGTCACTTTTTCGAAAGTGAAAATACCATTCTCGCATTGACCTAGAAAACGGATTTTCGAGATGTCAACTTCTCATCGTTGGCCAggggaaaatttaaaaggaGGACTTACTGATGCTACATAGCTTTTCGGCGTAGACTGTAGATTTCTTAGAACTTCCAGAGGGCGTCAAAATTTTTCCGTCCAGTTGTGAGACtattaatgttaaaaattttaaccAGTGAAAAATGATAGCTGTGACAGACGATGGTACCGGTAGGAGAAGATTGACTAATAGAATCATCACCACTCAAGTAACAACGGTTTTCGTCGGCCGTAAAAGAATACGCGCGGCAGGTAAACACTCTcgcctaaaagaaaaaaaatttatgaaaaggAGGGCGTTatatatttattgaattttagcAAACATGAATATTTATAAATGTTACCTGATCACAGAGGGATTCGCATTCTCCTTGACTTTGCGCAAATTCCACCTGATCCATCGACACTGTCAGACTTCCGTCAGGTCGCCCGGCGTAACGACAATCAGGTAGTGCTAAGAAAGAATAATTAATACTTAAACTAGATGATTGTCAACGCATTATTTAACTCACTTTTGACGCACTGATTTTCTAAATAATCCCAACTGCCCGCATCCCGACGAAAAGCCAGCGGCTGAGTGCGTCGATCTTCACGGCTCATGCGGCACGTCTGTTCCGACTCGTCATATTCAGCTGATCTAAATGGCcgatcattaaaaaataaataaagaaaggatAAGAATGAAAACGGTTAATACCGGCAGACAAAATTGGTCTGTTCCAGACAAAGACGCTGGCAATCGCTCCGCGACTGGACGCTCTTTTGTTCCATATCATCAAATCCCTGAAGAGAGGCTCCAATAACTCTTTCGAAAGCCCAAAGGCGATCTCCACAGATCGAATTGAAATTGTTCActggataaaataaaatgcattaaaaatcaattacacatttttttccgttCACACGAAATCGATTACAACGAAGACAAATCTTCTCAAAATAGTTGACGCCAGCAACGTCCTTTAAATGGTCCTTTCGTTTGACGTCATCAATGTCAATGGACTGACAACGAGATGTCGAGTAATCTAAACCGGAAATACTAGACATTAATCATCTATTGATGATGAGAAATCTTTATAGTCATTTCGCAggcaataacaaaaacaagttaatgGTGCACAAACCGACAGTGAAGGCAGCACAAGTAGCCGTTTGCTTGCATAACGCGGCACAGTCTCTTGTAACTGCTGTTCCAGGTTGAGAGACGA
Proteins encoded in this window:
- the LOC124210016 gene encoding uncharacterized protein LOC124210016 isoform X2; this encodes MDYYLNHWIRMFTVKRRRKKCFSQRRIMSILPILFCSLGVLVTETRAQCFGGVETYEKTARVAFTSVSNLQGLVSQPGTAVTRDCAALCKQTATCAAFTVDYSTSRCQSIDIDDVKRKDHLKDVAGVNYFEKICLLNNFNSICGDRLWAFERVIGASLQGFDDMEQKSVQSRSDCQRLCLEQTNFVCRSAEYDESEQTCRMSREDRRTQPLAFRRDAGSWDYLENQCVKTLPDCRYAGRPDGSLTVSMDQVEFAQSQGECESLCDQARVFTCRAYSFTADENRCYLSGDDSISQSSPTVSQLDGKILTPSGSSKKSTVYAEKLCSISQCENGIFTFEKVTGHFLRSARQDMINRGKFLDTSSRTGDPAGGGITVECGRTCLEMGGDCPAYSVDYAQGRCFKLDRNSQGRAQELTIREGMSYFEKICLRGNVGPCRDRAWAFERYPGKELRGMEERVIPLVATRRDCEELCLRESRSVCRSARYDTMTLECRLSSSDKRLRPEAFVDAPSQVEYLENQCVSLGNTMCSYQTVVDMYPRYLDSLVANISDDQQCQHQCSNNRAFACRAYSFYASGSQCFISSDDRISGGPSALLSRPGTNYTERSCSKRATIDEINKRNDSSASFFAGEGGFGGLSDIGVMPDFMPADTPVNTGIVRFPSAAAADVNSGNNRFPSFGSFGGDSIDRLPAKNNPPIRISPISKCRSGRPHYQKVTGYEAVTSRFMSLRPATPAAIERTGVLIDCLDKCNIDELCSGINYNSIKQTCVGIESADGSDSSDSFVQLPLSRSNGSDNFLLRPNSGFGYFESLCLQAVGCESVWSTERTPGYFMRGVEQEIIRGISRLRCTERCLDERRFVCRSASYDTNRKECYLSPDDRYTKPRAFQSNPIYDYIENQCSPSDSRLCRYAPLQPDRYLLYADRMVSGTSQTAASCQTACDSERHFRCRSFSVYVVLGLMQCSMSSSASPAYEIQRGSQSSEKECSTVINNEIPVQLETAHLGLGGNNRGNRILPGTTGVIPPGGDPGGWVSLAALSRTQVGNRINNAYNGASGITPQHFNPVLRLPPIGVRRPVDSSVYDSGFQYNTVSVPNRPFLSTDSNPTSNSFDGNIARCKGSVTYDKIVNVDFVGVRRQEIRSSGDGSPTLECLRECDRLRERCLSVVVMADRFSPDLSRNGTSGTPRIRCYILDRSASADSAALSFTPNSVYYEKTCLPDTGCGKAWTFVRVHGYELDGFDNHVARSIVSKEECQAACMRMPNSQCRSAEYLPREKLCRMSSENRRTQMRSFRATAPDVIYMENQCAGDPPHCEYSDQTGRMLPWYDRVIAIENQQSPTLALAECRRMCDAERDFHCKSVSVSEQRRSPVCLLSADDSVSFSGVNVANVLIPDRDFTYSERSSCNNMRVECTKTDMLVTLAFGYPFNGRVYVNGNYQSCFEMGNGQQQMVLRVPLAGQCGTVQQSRGRYVNHIVVQHSPLIMQDTDSSVRVECAFEASEQTITYSSTGNRRDGSENVGPAGLGSIDVTSPLRQLGHSVVTNTAPTPSLRMRILTRNGQESRVVGLGELLTLRIEIDPSSPFGITARNVEARTDNGEVMTLIDATGCPKDGNVFPPLELDLTTKSLFAEFKAFRFPSTATVNFVATVGFCQERCEPVRCTDGFESYGRRRREANTTTSTSEPEMTTPSQLEVTSQQVTDISSPFETLMTEKVERNTTSETPAGSTEGPAPTTNAAEVTLIPPEDNEIKIPSSTTQEMTTEPMNKPTKTGQNVPVEVPLQLQLIVAPEADRIAILPSALASTNREGYDYDASNRRRPSWRSPSFNQDPSNDDDSLECSSKSTLVAVSVVAVILQAATLVAFYVFYRTKQSSWTKCSDSRKITNTEPVYGIRHSGSVSDVTFRSVYGQKSGPGTLTRAFNLDMNSSTRGPHVASVFTTPDPL